In the genome of Brachypodium distachyon strain Bd21 chromosome 3, Brachypodium_distachyon_v3.0, whole genome shotgun sequence, the window TATCAACAATACATATCCCCTGTTAAATGGCTTAATCAAATTTGGGACTGTGAGAACGTCCCGTCGTGCAAAGATAGAGTCATTGGTTTATGAATTATTTATCAATAATTGTTGCAGCATCCAAAACCATTTACTGCCTCGATCATCCTTGCCATCTTGATATATCCTTACATCCGTACAACCATAATGGAAGTGGCCACATGAGGATACcatctttattttatttttgagaaaaatggCAAGAGCTCTGCCGTTCATATTAGTAAGAAGAGAAAGGTAGATCTAGCTTTGGGTTATCAGGCTCAAAGCTAGAAAGAAAACCTAATACAGCAAACCTACACAAGCAACTACTGAATGTCAACAACTGCTGGTCTCACGGCCAGTCTAAAAACCTGATCATAATCCTTGTGGCAAATAAAGGCAACACTCTCCTCTTCCCTCTCATCATGGGAAAAGATACGATGATATCTCTCATTCCAGAGAGTGTAGATGATTAGGCCGTCAAAATCCCGCTTCAAGCCTGCATTTAGGTTAGCTCTGTCCAACTCCCACCACTCATCGACGGAGGAGGCCATGTCGATTGTAGATGGGTGATCACCATTCTAGAGCCTCACCATATCCCAAACCTTTCTCGTGAAAGGGCAATCTCTGCAGAGGTGATGGATTGTTTCTGGAACCTCATTGCAAAGCACACGGTGATCTCATGGTCCCATCCTCTCGCTACAAGATTGTCGGCCGTAAGATTCACCTGCTCTCACATGGAGGTTTTCTCATGCCCTTCGTGCCTTCACATCGTTTTACTTGGCTAAGATGCCTTGTCTTCATGAAAACATGTTTAAGGAATTTTTTGCCAACTTCTTTAGATGTTTTCCTTCTTGTCTTAATCATCTATGTTTTGATTCCCATTATGCATTCCCAAGCCATGTATATATATCGATATGAGATCTCCATTTCCATGCGAGAATGCACATATATTAATATATAGGAAACGGTATTAGGGTGTAATGACCACATTTTGGCTAGTGTCATGTTATTCTGATACAACAGAAGGTTGGAAAACCAGTATATATAGAAAGTGTTAATCAAGATTGTTGTCAACAATGTGGATTCAACATGAGAAAATTTTCTACCGAGccatgaggaggaggaaggaatatgtatatattatatatatatatgggcaAACCATATGGTACCGATGAACATTAGGGGAAACATGTCAGTGAGGGTTGTAGGGAAACATGCGTGATACCATAAAACAAGCCACCTATCATGTAGGGGTTCTAGGGGATAGATTTCACATCATCGTGCTATGGATGTTATGCATGAGTCATGACAAAGGGGATATGCTACCTCCTAATTGTGGAGAAGAAAAGACAGATTCGGTTAGGACTTGGATTGAGCATGGTGACTTCAATGGGCAAGGATAAATCTGGAGATTGTTGAGAAACATGACTCAAATCCAggatcagcgacacttattatggatcggagggagtccATAATCTGTATAGGATTCCGTGTCATACAGACTTCAAGTCCTATTAGAATGGATTTGAGTCATGTTTCTCAACAATCTCCAGCTTTATCCTTGCCCATTGAAGTCACCATGCTCAATCCAAGTCCTAACCGAATCTGTCTTTTCTTCTCCACAATTAGGAGGTAGCATATCCCCTTTGTCATGACTCATGCATAACATCCATAGCACGATGATGTGAAATCTATCcgatcagcgacacttattatggatcggagggagtaatgatTTCTCTTTTTCAAGAAGCTGTAGATGACCAAGAAAGCTAAGATGTGTGATATTGAGAGCCCAATCGATCCAAACCATGGTAAAGAAATTAGTGCACGGTCGAAAGCAAGGCAAGGCAACTATCACACAATCTAGTACAAAATATGTAGCATGATGAATAGGAGTCAAGGGTTCAAGCAAAGTTGTATAACTTCATGTTCACACACTCAACTCTACAATATATGAACCCTAGGCCACTGTGAGAGTGAGGCGTGAGGAACGGGGAGAGCGGGACATGTCACCTGCAGAACATTCAGATGACAGTTTTAGAGAGATGTCACCGAGGGTACTTAATTTGAGTTTGTTTGTCCCTATGTATCTCCAGATCTTATGATAGCTAGTCGAGTGCATCTAGTTAATAACCGTTCTCAACCATAACCTGAATATAATAATTTATAATACTGTCAAATTACTATTCATACCAATTCTAACACTAATTTTCGTACAAAATTATTCATCATTTCTTTGTTAATACTGAAATTTTGACCCGTCAAAGCTAAGTATGATACCATATAACTGACATGGTATGCACACATGTGCATCATCTGTTCCTACTTTGCCTTGCACAAAGCGTGCATAGCTCAACATATTTGAGCCTCATTAGCATTTAAAACATGGCATGTGAAATGTCTAAGAACATTATGGTAACATCTGTCAAATTATGATGTATGCATTTAGGACTAATTAACACCCATTTCTACAAGTATAGAGCTAGAGTATAACTTAGGCCAAATTCCTGTTTCATGACATAAGTGAGCAACATGACTCAAATAAATGCGATATGAACTAAGGAACCATAACTGCGATTCCTCATCACAAATGAGTCATTGGTCTGTGGATGCATTACTCACAAAAACATCCATCCATGTGATCATCACATTCTGTTCAAATGCGGTTCATCCCATGATATCTAGTAGCTGAGCTAAGTTTGTAAATTAGCTCCTAAAGATGAGCCTAGACTCAACGTACCATGATGCACTAATGCACTGTATCTTGAAGAATGGACATACTATATATTTTATTGGGACAACAACTGATGTGTGGCACTTCCACAAGACACAGTTTAAGATAGATGCTATATTCAATTTTGCGAACAACAAGATAGAAGCTGTAGACACAGTTTAAGATAGATGCTATATTCGTTAGCATATGGTTATTGACTTCATTTGTCCTAGATTAACATTGACATTTCCAAGCTCTGGTTGAAAATATTTGGCGTCCACACTATTATTGCGCCAGCAATTGAACTTTCTGACAAGACAATGCACTCTCGACGCTCAACCAAAAGATGCCTAATATTTAGATTTCCATTTGTCGCAAAAATGATTATTATCTTCTAAGTCTTGATTTTCTTACTGTGTGTGCAATTCAGCCTGCAAAAGACGATCGACCGCTATAAGGCATACACAAAGGATAATGTTAATAAGAAGACAGCACAACAAGATATTCAGGTGAAGTACGTCAGTACAAAACTTCTGCAGCTTGATGAAAACTTGAACATGCAATGCGCTTTATGTGAATATCTCATAATTGATATTTAGATATAGATGATATATAACTACTTCTCTTCATTTTACTTAGATATAGATGATAACTGCTTCTCTTCATTTTACATTGAGACCTTATTCAGAATAGTCATACACTCATACTACAGTATAGCTGGACACGTCATAACATGTGTAAATAACTTAAGTGAGTTCCCAATTGTAATATCACATCAACAGATATTAAGGACAATATTTCCGACTAGCTTTCAGTATCATTAGGACTTCAATATTTGCCCTGGGCGGTATAATATggcatgtgatgtgatggCACATATTCTAAGGCTGAATCATCTGAATTCTGAACTGCAGCAAATCAGAGCTGACACTGTAGGCTTGGCAAAGAAACTTGAGGCTCTTGAAGATTCGAAACGGTAAGCAATCTTGCCACTTTCTGAATAGCTGGCCATACTTAGACCAAAAATATGCTGAGTTACATGAGACGCAGAAAAATCTTGGGCGAAAACTTAGGAGAATGTACTACTCAAGAACTGCATATTCTGGAAGCTAAAATTGAGAAGAGCCTCCACATCATCAGAGCAAAGAAGGTTGGCCAGTTAAAATATCCTGCATCGCTACTAAACATCAAAGCTCAATCTTACACAAAACTAACATTCATTCTTATATATGTTCACTTCACTCCACTGCCACCAGTCCCAGCTGCTGGAACGGCAGATAGCTAAGCTGAAAGAGAAGGTATACATATGTACCCAACCCCACATGCAAAATATAATCGATGTTGATTCTGCatgcctttttcttcttcttacaAGCAATCTATACAGAATTAACAGTACAGAAAACAACCCCAGCTAATTCTGTATGCTTGCATTTCTTTGATCAGGAGACGATGCTGCTCAAAGATAATGAGGAATTACGCGAAAAGGTAAAGACAATGAACACTTCCTATGTCGGTCACTGTCATAATGCAAACCCCAAGCTTTTCGTCTGTTTTTTCCATGTAAAGCTGCAAATTAAATATCTAGCATATATGTATGCTTGAGAGCATACCCAATTAATATCCCAGCCACATGTTTGTGAACAACCAAACACTGACTCGATCTTGTtcgatgcagcagcagcatctcgCCGCACTGATGGTGGTTCCCTCCCTGAACCATGTTGCGCTTTCGCCTTTGcagcccgagcccgagccggagCCTAGCAGCGACGCCATTGACACCGTGGAGACGGAGCTGTACATAGGGTTGCCCGGCAGGGAGCGCTCCTCCAACCGGCAGTCAGGTTGAGCCAAGTAGCACGCGTGCACCGTCAGATTAATCGGCGGCAGGTTCAGCTCACAGGAATAAGCTCTCTTCAGTCTGCACCTGCATCTGCACGCGTGAAGTGCCCAGCCTGTAGCCCACTGTTAATTTCTCTATGTTTAGTTTATCTCTACTGAAATGATTCACctgcacaaaaaagaaaagggtgtAAATTAGCAGCCGCGATGGCGACAAAATCAACCCGCAGCTGACCTCCGACAtctgaaagaaaatgaaacacCCAGGAGCACGTGGACGGTTCCTTCGTTTGGATGTCTATGTAAATTACAGTCTGAAGCTATATGAAGCACTTGGAACCAATCGATGATTAAGTagaaaggaaataaaaaagagGAGGTCCGAATCTTCTGAAGTGTTGTGGATTACTTCTGGAGCTGCCTGACTGTGTTAGTCGTTTGAATCTTAGTCTCATCGAGAGAGAAGATGACACTAGGAGTTGGAACAattttttggtttattttctcACACAATGCCATACCAATCTAAGGGGTTGGGGATACATATTTATAGGCTGTTGGCAGCCAATCATATGCTAGATGTTAGTCTAAGATGCTAAAGCTAAGATGATGCTAGCTAGTCTAAGATGCTAAAGGAAGATGATGCTAGAGCTAGTCAAAACGAGCAGCCACAAGGACGGTCTAAGATTCTAGTCTAAGATGCTAAAGCTAAGATGATGTTAGAGCAAGTCAAAACTAGCAGTCACAAGGACGCAAGGACCATATGCTGCAGCCCCACAAACACCTTAGTACAGAGACTTATCCATCATTCTCCCCCTAAGTCTTGTGCGTCGTCTTGTGGGAAAGCTGAACCATCCCGATCCTGGAGCAGAGTTCAAGGAACTTGATCCTCCCAAGAGGCTTGGTGAgcaggtccgcaagctggtcCTTGGTGTTGATGTAGCTCATCGTGATGCTCACTTCATCCAAGGAGCCTCGGATGAAGTGGTACCTCACCCGGATATGCTTGCTTCGTTCGTGGAACACGGGGTTCTTTGCTATGTCCAAAGCGGACCTGCTGTCCACCCTGAGCTGCACCGCTCTAGTGTCTCGGCCGAGGAGATCACCAAGAAGTCGAGCGAGCCAGAGCGCTTGAGTGCAAGCGGTGGAGGCCGATATGTACTCGGCCTCGCAGCTGGACATGGCCATCACCTGCTGCTTGGCCGACTACCAGCTCACGAGGCActtgccgaggaagaagaggatccTGCTCGTGCTCTTGCTGGTGTCGATGTCGCCGGTGTGGTCGCTGTCGCTGTACCCGACGAAGTATGCCGCCCCAAGACACCTAGGGTAGTGGAGGCCGTGGTCGAGAGTCCCCGCAATGTAGCGGATGATCCTCTTCACAGCCTGCTGATGCTCCGTCGTCGGTCGCTGCATGAACCGACTGACGTAGCCAACGGAGAATGCCAAGTCCGCCCGTGTGTGGGCGAGGTAGCAAAGGCTCCCCACTAGACACCGGTACTGTGTAGCGTCCACCTCCTCCGTCGTGCTGTTGCGGCTCAGTTTCAACCTCTCCTCCATCGGAGTGAGAGCTGGGTTGTAGTCGGTGAGCCCAGCTAGCTCAACGACGCGCTTGGCGTAGGCGGTCTGTCGAAGCGTGATCCCGGAGTCGTCCTGGTGCACCTCGATTCCCAGATAGAAGGAGAGGGGCCCCAGATCACTCATTTGGATGACGGCCTTCATCTCTTCCTTGAATGCCGCCACCTCCGCATCCTTGGTGCTGGTGCTCACCAAGTCGTCGACATAGATGCCCACCAGCAGGGCATTTTCGCCACTGCCCCGTCGGTAGACGGCCGTCTCATGCGGGCTTTGCGCGAAGCCCATCCCATGTAGCGTGGAATCCAACTTGGCATTCCACGCCCTTGGTGCCTGCCGCAAGCCATAGAGAGCCTTGCGCAGGCGGAGTACCTTGCCCTCCTTGCCAGGGATCGCAAATCCCGACGGCTGATGCACGTAGACCTCCTCCTTCAAGTCACCGTTGAGGAATGCCGACTTGACATCCATGTGGTGGACACGCCAGCCCTCCTGGGCAGCTAGCGCAAGGAGGAGTCGCACGGACTCCATCCTTGCCACGGGAGCGAAGGCGTCGTCGAAGTCGACCCCCTCCTGCTGCAAGAAACCGCGTGCCACCAAGGTGATCCCCTCCTTGCGCCGGCTTCATCCCTCTTCAGCTTGAACACCCATTTAAGGGTGATCGCACGGTGACCATGAGGGAGGTCAGCAAGGTCCCAGGTGCGGTTCTTCTCGACCGCATCCATCTCCAGCTGCATCGCGGCGCGCCATGCCGCGTCTCTCTCGGCCTCTGCAAAAGACCGAggctcgccgtcgtcgcaCGTAAGTTGCAGCGGCGCCTCCAGGTCGCGGGGCACACCGGCTGGTCGCCGAGTAGATCCTCCATCGTACGGTACCGCAACGGCTCACCGTCATAATATGCGTCGATGCGCTCCTCATCTTGAGAGAGCGGAGAAGCGAACTCCACCGAGGTGTGTTCGACGTGAGCTGGTGCTGAAGTAGACGTGCCCGGAGGAGTGGTTGTCGGTGCTGGAGTACGTGGTGTCGCCGACTGTGGTGGAGTCGGCGAAGGGCTCGTCGCAGCTGAAGTCATGGTCGGAGAgtgtggtgctgctggtgtaGCAGACGCCTGGGGCGATGGAGACTCGGGGACAGAGGTAGGCATGCTAGGTGAAGAAGAGCTGCCTACTCCCCTGGCTTCCTCGAAGTGGACGTGCTCGACGGTGAAGTCGTCATACGTCAGAGTCGAGCCATCGTCCACCGCCTTATCCCATGCCCATCCTCGCCCTTCATTGAACACGACGTCACGCGCCGTGCACACACGTTGTGTCTTCCGGTCGAGGATGCGGTAGGCCTTCGAACCCTCCGCGTAGCGAATGAACATTCCTGGAGTGCTCCTATCGTCGAGCTTGCCGATGTGGCCAAGCTCCTTGGCGAACGCGAGGCAGCCGAAGACCCGCAAGTGAGAGACCGTCGGCTTTCGCCCATGCCAAGCCTCGTATGGCATCATGCCATCGAGTGCTTTAGTAGGCGAGCGGTTGAGGATGTATACGGCCATCACCACCGCCTCTCCCCAGAAAATAGCCGGCATCCCTCGTTGCTTGAGAAGGGCCCGAGCCATCCCCACAACCGTCTGGTTGCACCGCTCGACGACGCCGTTATGCTGCGGGCTGTACGGCGCAGAGTAGTGGCGCTGGATGCCCTCATACGCGCAGTACGACACGAATTCAGCCGCTGTGAATTCGTCGCCGTTGTCGGTACGCAGCACGCGCAGCTTGCGGCCGCACTCTGCCTCCGCAGCAACCTGTGCGCGCCTGATGGCGTCCGCCGCCTCTCCTTGGGTCGGACCATCACCCACATGTAGAGGGAGAGATCGTCAACGAGCAGCAGGAAGTAGCGTCGTCCTCGCGGGGTGGCCGGGGTCACCGGGCCGCACAAGTCCCCGTGCACAAGCTCGAGCCTCTCCTTGGCTCGGACGCTCGCCCGCTGGGGAAAGGGGAGTCACCTCTGCTTCGTCAACACGCAGACGTCTCAGAACTGCTCCACATGGTCAAGGCACGGCAGGCCTCGCACCATCTCCGTGGCATTGAGCCGCTTCAGGGCCTCGAAGTGAAGATGCCCGAAGCGCTCGTGCCACTGCCACGCCTCATCGTCCCGACGAGCAGCGAGACAGAGGGGTTGTGCCACCTGCACGTTAAGAACGTAGAGCCGATTTGCACCTCTGGATACCTTGGCAAGAAGGCGACGATGGCGATCCCAGATGCGTAGGATCCCATGCTCGATCAGCACGCACGAGCCGTTCTCGTCCAGCTGTCCTAGGCTGATGATGGAGTTCCTCAGCGCGGGGATGTAGTAGACACTAGTGAGCAGCCGGTGCTCCCCAGTCTTGGCGGTGAAGATGACGGAGCCGACACCCTTAATCTCCACGGGGAAGGCATCCCCAACCTTGACGGAGCCTCGCACGACGGAGTCAAGCTTGGCGAAGAACTCCCGTCTACCGGTCATGTGATGGGTGGCGCCGGCATCGAGGCACCACCCGCCAATCTTGTCGTTGCCAGAGCCGTCGCCGAGAAGGGCGTGTGCTTTGGGCTCGTCAAGGTGGAGGAGAGCCGTTGCGGCCGGTGCCGCTGGAGGTAGCTCGATGCTTGCATGCGCCATGAACAGagccgtctcctcctcctccgcctgtgCGACGTGGGCCTGGCCGTGTCGTGGCTGTCGACAGTCCTTGGCCCAATGGCCAAGCTGGCCGCAGTTGCGGC includes:
- the LOC100823796 gene encoding MADS-box transcription factor 56-like isoform X1: MVRGKTELKRIENTTSRQVTFSKRRNGLLKKAFELSVLCDAEVALVVFSPRGRLYEFASSASLQKTIDRYKAYTKDNVNKKTAQQDIQQIRADTVGLAKKLEALEDSKRKILGENLGECTTQELHILEAKIEKSLHIIRAKKSQLLERQIAKLKEKETMLLKDNEELREKQQHLAALMVVPSLNHVALSPLQPEPEPEPSSDAIDTVETELYIGLPGRERSSNRQSG
- the LOC100823796 gene encoding MADS-box transcription factor 56-like isoform X2, with amino-acid sequence MVRGKTELKRIENTTSRQVTFSKRRNGLLKKAFELSVLCDAEVALVVFSPRGRLYEFASSASLQKTIDRYKAYTKDNVNKKTAQQDIQQIRADTVGLAKKLEALEDSKRKILGENLGECTTQELHILEAKIEKSLHIIRAKKSQLLERQIAKLKEKETMLLKDNEELREKQHLAALMVVPSLNHVALSPLQPEPEPEPSSDAIDTVETELYIGLPGRERSSNRQSG